One window of Biomphalaria glabrata chromosome 6, xgBioGlab47.1, whole genome shotgun sequence genomic DNA carries:
- the LOC106066278 gene encoding charged multivesicular body protein 2a produces MPLEFLFGRKKTPEEMLRQNQRALNKAMRDLDRERQKMEQQEKKVIADIRAMAKKGQMDAVRIMAKDLVRTRRYVKKFISLRANIQAVSLKIQTLKANNTMAQAMKGVTKAMATMNRQLKLPQIQKIMMEFEKQSEIMDMKEEMMSDAIDDALGDEDDEEESDAIVSQVLDELGLQMADEMSGLPSTGKTISAGESSRAPQAAAAVADADADLEARLDNLRRQ; encoded by the exons ATGCCTCTCGAGTTTCTCTTTGGTCGTAAAAAGACCCCGGAAGAAATGCTGAGACAAAACCAGAGAGCTCTGAATAAAGCAATGAGAGATCTTGATAGGGAAAGACAAAAGATGGAGCAGCAGGAGAAGAAAGTGATTGCAGATATAAGAGCAATGGCCAAAAAAGGCCAGATG gATGCTGTAAGAATCATGGCTAAAGACTTGGTACGAACCCGGAGGTATGTTAAAAAGTTCATTTCCCTAAGAGCAAACATTCAAGCTGTGTCCTTAAAAATACAAACCCTCAAGGCTAATAACACAATGGCTCAGGCCATGAAAGGAGTCACCAAAGCAATGGCAACAATGAACAGACAG CTGAAATTGCCACAGATCCAGAAGATTATGATGGAATTTGAGAAACAGTCAGAAATTATGGACATGAAGGAAGAAATGATGAGTGATGCTATTGATGATGCTCTTggtgatgaagatgatgaagaggaaag tgACGCCATTGTATCGCAGGTGTTGGATGAATTAGGGTTACAGATGGCTGATGAAATGTCAG GTTTGCCAAGTACAGGCAAAACAATATCTGCTGGGGAAAGCAGCAGGGCACCTCAAGCGGCCGCTGCAGTGGCTGACGCAGATGCAGATCTTGAAGCCAGATTAGACAATTTGAGAAGACAATAG